One region of Brachyhypopomus gauderio isolate BG-103 chromosome 9, BGAUD_0.2, whole genome shotgun sequence genomic DNA includes:
- the LOC143522363 gene encoding zona pellucida sperm-binding protein 4-like: protein MSVATLPIQHYANEPPLPVVAPGPLRVELRIANGQCTTKGCVEARAAYTSYYTDADYPVTKVLREPVYVEVRILDRSDPNIVLTLGRCWATSSPNPFSLPEWDLLVNGCPYKDDRYLTQLVPVEGSSAVPFPTHYKRFVLKMFTFVDQTSMAPLHNQVYIHCSTAVCHPSATDSCEPSCGRESG from the exons ATGAGCGTTGCAACACTGCCTATTCAGCACTATGCCAACGAGCCCCCTCTACCTGTAGTTGCTCCTGGACCCCTCAGGGTAGAGCTAAGAATAGCTAATGGTCAGTGCACCACAAAGGGGTGTGTGGAAG CACGGGCAGCCTACACCTCCTACTACACGGATGCTGATTACCCTGTGACCAAGGTGCTGAGAGAGCCGGTCTATGTGGAAGTGCGTATCCTGGACAGGTCTGACCCCAATATTGTCCTGACCCTGGGACGCTGCTGGGCAACCTCTTCCCCTAACCCCTTCAGCCTTCCCGAGTGGGACCTTCTAGTGAATGG GTGCCCCTACAAGGATGACCGCTACCTGACTCAGTTGGTTCCAGTTGAGGGGTCGTCTGCAGTTCCGTTCCCTACCCATTACAAGCGCTTTGTCCTCAAGATGTTCACCTTTGTGGATCAAACCTCCATGGCTCCCTTGCACAACCAG GTCTATATCCACTGCAGTACAGCCGTGTGTCATCCAAGTGCAACAGACAGCTGTGAACCAAGCTGTGGCAGAGAAAGTGGGTAG